A region of the Canis aureus isolate CA01 chromosome 20, VMU_Caureus_v.1.0, whole genome shotgun sequence genome:
ATTTAGGAATTAGTGAACGTGTGGCACCTGCTAGCAAGTTTTGGGCTATCCAGGTCTCCTCTGCATTCTCCTTGCAAATACAATAGTTCTTGTTTCAGTTCATCTCCATTTTGCAATGTCTTTTCACCTGAAACGAAAAGAAGCCTTTTGGCACCCTCGGCGTTCTCAGTGGCCTGCTTCAATCTACTAGGTACATTCTCTACAAACTACAGGGGAGACTGTCGATACCTGGTCCACCACTATGTTAGCAGTTGCCTTTTTTGCAGCCTCACTAGCAATTAGCCTCGCTGGTCTTCCAGCCTCCAGTAGCCGTCTCCTTGCCCTCTTTCTAGGCCCTGCCTGCAGCTGGATCCTTAAACCAACGCTCGAGGGTTTGCTGCAGAGCACTCCCGTTCCTGTTTCAGTTACCTATAGTTGCACAGCAAAGCATCCTAACCTACCCTTCTATTGTTTACTGATGGTCATGATAACAATCTATTATTTCTTCTAACTCTGCTGTTCGGCATTCTGGTTGGTTCTGCTGCCTCACCTGGACTCTGGACTGCTGGTCATGTGATTCTGTGCAGGCAGAAGTCAAGATGGCCTGGAAAGTCCAACGTGCCCTcactacatttcttttcttttctttttttttttttaatgcatctttCAATGCActtaaattccaggtagttaacatacggcgtaatactagtttcaggtgtagaatttagtgactcctcgcttacatacaacaccagcactcatcacaagtgctctccttaacatccatcacccatctggcccatcccccacctacctccctccaccaaccctcagtgtgttctctcGTTAAGAGTCGCCCTCACTACATCGCTGAGCCTACAGCACTGACTTTGGCTAGAAAGCAATGTTTCTCCTCCGTGAAGGCCTACATTCTTGAATAGGTTAAATGAGGTGTCTTCACAGTATGATGGTCAAGGCCAACCCTGGTTCCAGAGGGTTAAACTCATTTCTTGATGAAGTGAGTGCAAGGTCACATTACATAGggacagaggcacagaggcaTGATTCATTGAAGGCCATTATTATAATGATTTCTTGCACCCCTTCAGCCCCATATCAAATAGGCCATTGCAACATCTGTTATGATTGAGAAGTTGGTCACAACAGCCCCAAAACCATACTGTTTTTGCTTAGCTTTGTGGCAATGAAATGGATGCTCTGTGTCCTGCCTCTTTTACCAAGTAGTTCATTTCTGTGCCAGTCTGTGTCAGAAGTATGTGAGGGGTTAGTGGTCAAGAATTTTCAAAGGAGCTTCCAATCTGGTGAGCAGGGAGAGTGCCTCACCTGGAGTGGACATGGAAGCTCCACACACCTTCCTACATATTTGCCCTCTGCGTCTCTTCCATCTGGCGATTCCGGAGTTGTATCcatttataataaaccagtaatctaaTTATATTGACAAGGATTGGCCGTGGAGACAAAACACTAACTTGGTTAGAATGATTGCTTTCTGCAGGCTTTGCACCTCCTTGGCATTTCCTTCTTTGTGCTTTCTGCCAGCTTTCTTGGCTCACCTCCATAAAacctggaagaaggaagaaacccAGCCGCTAGCCTTATTCCGAACTATGTCTTTCAACCTTTGAATGCAGAAGTTATCCCATGGATATGGCCATGTAGGCACCAAGTCCTGTCCATATGGAACCAATAATGTACCTTACACACATCTAGACTACTTGCTCTCAGGAGACTAGAGATACCGTTCTCATGAATAAAgctcaaatttatttaaaaccttttttttaaaagattttatttatttattcatgagagacagagacagagacagagggagaagcaggctccacacagggagcctgacgcaggacttgattctagaactccaggatcacgccctggactgaaggcaggcgccaaaccactgagccaccccagggatccctatttaaaatctttttaaacagattttctaaaattaattttttaaaagtaggctccatgcccagtgtagagcctaacacaaggcttgaactcacaacccagagaccaagacagagctgaaatcaagtgtcagatgcttatcTGACCGGGCCACCCAGtctgtaaaattaaattttttttaaaaccccacagatccaagaagctcagtaAAATTTAACAGGATAAACAGAGATAAAACACACCTAAGAACATCATAGTCCATTGCTAAAAACCAAATAtaagaaaatcttcaaaacaaactgtaaaaaaagacatatatacaaagaagcaaaaatattaattatgacTAATTTATTATCAAAAACAACAGAGGGTAGTggcacctgggaggctcggttgattcagctcttggtttcagctcaggccacgatctcagggacatgagatgGAGcgccatgttgggctccacactcagtgcagagtctgtttgagattccctccccctctgccctttcccctgctctccccccccccccgtttctctcaaataaaataagtaaataaaatcttaaaaaacaaaaacaacaaaacaataaaggCCAGAAGACAgggaatgacatctttaaaatactaGAGAAGGAAGACTCTTAACCCagaattcaaaatatacaaaaaacaaccttcaaaaatgaaataaaaaggaagacatttttagGCAGATCAAGACTAAGAGAATTTCTCTGCAAGAGATCTGCACTACAAGAAATACTAAGAGAAATTCTTTAAGCTAAAAGCTGAGGAAAATGTTATCAGACgaaatcctgggtctccaggatagaaTATAGAACACCAAAACCAGTAAATATTTAGGTAAATATGAGATGATATATTGTTATTATGCTTGCTATATTATTATGCATGATACATTACTATCCTTTTTGCTTTCAGTATACtttgtgtatttaaatatatttaaaacaaaaaagtatagcAGTAGATTGTAAAAGTAACATATGATCACAAGTGCCCAAGAGACAGGGGTAGTAAGTAGAAGTACACAGTTGCAGAGCCTTACATTACTTGTCAAATAGCATAATATTATTTGAAGTTAGGATGAATTAAAGATGGATATTATAATCTGTAGAGCAACCgctaaagaatgaaactaaagAGATACAGCTAAAAATGTTAATAgatgaaatagaatgaaatattaaatagtgATTGATATTGcccaaaagaaggcaagaaaaaagaagcaaaagaacaaGTAGGATAAATAAGAAGTAGATGATGAAACGGTAAATTTAAATCCAACCATATCAATAACTACATTAAGTTCAAATAGACTGAACACttcaattaaaatgtaaagattttttttaaaaaggtaaagattGTCAGactgagaggaaggaaggattcAACTACATGTTATTTTCAGGAAACACATCTTgaataaaacaagttttaaaaaaaaactaaaagaatgttcatagcagtgttatttataatagccaaaaaattgGAAGAACTTCAAATGTCTATTGCACTAGTTACACATTGCTGCATTAAAACATTAccctagggggatccctgggtggctcagcagtttggcatctgcctttggtccagggcatgatcttggagtccccggatcgagccccgcatcgggctcccggcagggaacctgcttctccctcctcctgtgtctctgcctctctctctctctctctctctctctcataaataaataaataaataaataaataaataaatatttaaaataaaaaaacagtaccCCAAAACTTAATGGATTAAAGCAACATTATTTCCTAGTTTTTGTGGTCAAGAATCTCAGCAAAAAGAAGCACGCTCTTCTCTCATGAGGCTTCAATGAAGCTGCTGACTGTGGCTGTGGTCGTCCCAAGGCTCACCTTGGGGAAGGATCTATTTCTAAGCTTACTCCCATGGTGTGGACAAGATTCAGTTCCTCACAGGCTATGGGAATGATGGCCTGAGTCCCTcactggctgttggctggaggtGTCCCTCAGTCCCTTGCCATGTGGACATCTCCATAGGGCAGCTCACAACACGGAGGCTTGCTTCATTAGAGGAAACAAgaagaaccagagagagagaaagagagaaggaaggaagtcaaGTTTCCTACATCCAAATCTTGGAAGCAATATTCCATGATACTTGCTATATATTGTTCATTAAAAGAAAGTCAAGAGGTCCAACCCATGCTCAAAGGGAGGGACTCTCAAGGGTATGATTAGCAAGAGGTGAGGATCACTGGGAAGCACAACAGCAGCTGCCCACTGCATCTATCtgcaggaaaatatatttaaagactataatattttcatacaatagaatactactcagtattattttattttatttatttgtttgagagagagagacagacacagtgtgagcaaggggaaggtcagagggggagggagagggacaagcagactccaggctaaACGCAGGGCCTGGTACggggctccatcttaggacccagagatcatgacctgagttgaaatcaggacTTGgaggcttaatcgactgagccatcctggtgcccctactcagtaatttttaaaaaaagaataaaccactAATATACACAgaaacatagatgaatctcaggAAGTCTTACTCAATAATGAcgagcaaaaaaaaaagcaactgcaAAGGAATACGGGTtacaggattccatttatatggagtCCAAAACAGGCAAAACTCACCTGTGATGACGGAAATCCGAACAATACTTAACTCTGGATGTTTGAAGGGTATTATCTGGAAAGAAGcaagaggaaaagttttcagtgCTGAAAGTGTTCTAGATCTTCTTTTAccaaatttgttgaatgaaacaTGTAAGGTCCATGCATTTTATGCAAATGATACCtccataaaaaaattataaaaattaatgctTAAAAAGTAACCTAGGTTTATTtctcaaaagtaaaaattataaaaaccttGTTTCAGCCAATGTTAAACAAAACATACTAGCCTAACATCATCTTCCAGCCCAAGAACCTAGAAAGATGTTGACTCACCagagaagatatattttaaaatgcaatcaggtcaagtgcccccctcagtgcccgtcacccattcacttgacgggatgagcactgggtgttattctgtatgttggtaaattgaacaccaataaaaaataaatttattattaaaaaatgcaatCAGTTTGCATGATATCATGTCTGACTAAAACGTAAAGATGTTAAGAAATCATTCCACTTTTCATAGTAATAAAAGATAaacctacaatagccaaactgtggaaggagcctcggtgtccatcgaaagatgagtggataaagaagatgtggtctatgtatacaatgggatattactcagccattagaaacgacaaatacccaccatttgcttcaacgtggatggaactggagggtattatgctcagtgaaataagtcaatcagagaaggacaaacattgtatgttctcattcatttggggaatataaataatagtgaaagggaatataagggaagggagaagaaatgtgtgggaaatatcagaaagggagacagaacataaagactcctgactctgggaaacgaactaggggtggtggaaggggaggagggcagggggtgggggtgaatgggtgacgggcactgaggggggcacttgacgggatgagcactgggtgttattctgtatgttggcaaattgaacaccaataaaaaataaatttattataaaaaaaagataaacctaaGATTAGTCAACTACCCAGTAGAACATAATGCCAttgctcttttcttaaaaattttcacacttaaaaaaatcaaagttatcTGATACACAGAAGATCTTTTTTCGAAAGGGTTCCAAAAGCAGAATGAAAAATTTTCCACTCTCAACCTTAAAGGaatgatattttgttttaatgaaatataaaatcacCCGAAGACAAGTTATTCTTCAtgagttctctttctttctttccttcttttttacccttcctctttatttgctgttctcaTATCCTTAACTTATTCCATTGGCCAGAAATTAGTGGTGAACAATTAGCAGACAGCACCACAGTTGTCTTTGGACGTTCTAAGAATACAGGTGCTTGATCATCGGGAAGCCTGcaccatttatatttatattagaataCAAAATGTTTGCACTGTCattcaaatatgaaaaagtaaaacaaaaaaaaaaaaagaaagaaaaagtaaaacaccTGTTTACTCTCCATTGCCATTACCCAAAACCTCACTGaaatgatggtaaaaaaaaatttctttttaaagaaaacctaaaaagtCCACACGTGAAGGTAGAAGAGATCATAGCAGGAGGATGTCAACCCAACAGACAGGACAACTGACTTCGCATAGTAGAGAAAGGCAGGATGAAGTATCTACAGCAGGGCGGGGGTGGAGGATGGCAAGAAGCAAGTTGACGAGGTTGCCAAACCCCGCAAAACCCAGAAATGAGAGCAATAAGCTATCTCTGAATACAGGGAGCGGGTGAGTCTGGAAAGAAAAGGTTCCAGATCTCCCTGCCCCTGCACAGCCAGGTGACGAACCCTCCCTCTTCCGCAGGGGGCTTGGGGAGGGACATGTCCAAGCACATTTGGATAGTTTAGTTAGTAGGTTTGCCTTCAGTGAAAGCAATTTTATAATTCTGTGAAAAGTTTAGAACCGAAATAGCTACATGGAGAGAAAActaagccaatttttaaaaaggcaattattatcttcagacaaaaacaaagacttctACAGGAATGGATATTTAACCGTAGCATACTGCCTGGCTCAGCACAGGGGAGTATTTATGTAGTTATAACAAGGCAAGAACCTGGAGAATTTGTCCCTATTTCTGATGTAACTATATCGGGAAGATGGGGGGAGAGAAGTGTGAAGATGGTAGGAAGGAAATAAGACAGCTAAAGCCTTGCCTTTCCTGGTAGAAAGTCAACCCCTAATAATTAAAAGTGAACAAATTAAGAAATTACAGCATAGGGCTATTATGAGAGTAATACAgaggtgggggcgcctgggtggcttagtcaatggAGCGCGAGAgacttctgatctcagggttgtaagttcgaggcccacgttgggtgaagatataacttaaaaataaaatcttaaaaaaagaaaaaaagtttttttaaaaaagatacatggtagcccgggtggctcagcggtttagtgctccctcagcccagggcctgatctggagacctgggatcaaatcccacatcaggctccctgcatggagcttgcttctccctctgcttctctctctatatatatatctctcatgaataaaaaaataaaatattttataaataaataaataaataaaaccactgaaAGACTCTAAAACCTTGACTCTGAGAGTAGGTATTGGAGAGGAGGACAAAATACAGTAAAGAGAGGTCAAGCAAGAAGCCGCTATATTTTAAGTCTCATACAACTGTCTGATTTCTTAActctgataaaaatttaaaactaaatttttcaaaaagtgttGAAATGAATGCTTCCTTTCCAAGAAGAAACTTTTCTG
Encoded here:
- the LOC144291858 gene encoding uncharacterized protein LOC144291858 isoform X2 — encoded protein: MQKLRQEGQRRRGGEKNKEVEIIPFKHPELSIVRISVITGFMEVSQESWQKAQRRKCQGGAKPAESNHSNQVKRHCKMEMN
- the LOC144291858 gene encoding uncharacterized protein LOC144291858 isoform X1, whose protein sequence is MQKLRQEGQRRRGGEKNKEVEIIPFKHPELSIVRISVITGFMEVSQESWQKAQRRKCQGGAKPAESNHSNQVSVLSPRPILVNIIRLLVYYKWIQLRNRQMEETQRANM